The Elusimicrobiota bacterium region GCTGCAGGCGCTCGGCGACATCGGGGACCCGTCGGTCGCGGTCTGGGTCACCGCCCTGCTCCGCGACACGGAGCCCGCGGTGCGCATCGAGGCGCTGCGGACTTTGGGGCGCTTCCAGGACAAGCGCAAGGCCGAGTTCAAGGCGCTCGCCGACAAGCTGCGGGCCGACTACGAGGACGCCGTACGGCGTGCCGCCGCGCGCCGCTGATCGACACAGACGCGAAAGCCAGGAGATAGAGACATGGAACTCACCGGCATCAAGGAGCTCAACAAGAAGGTCGCCGAAGAGAGCCTGTTCGTTCAGGACCTCAAGAGGGAGATCGCGAAGGTCATCATCGGCCAGGACGAGACCCTCGACCGCATCCTCGCCGCCCTCGTGTCCGGAGGCCACGTGCTGCTCGAGGGCGTTCCCGGCCTCGCCAAGACGCTGACGATCAAGACCTTGGCGAACTGCGTCTCGGCCTCGTTCTCGCGCATCCAGTTCACGCCCGACCTCCTGCCCGCCGACCTCACCGGGACCTTGATCCTCGACGCGAAGACCGGCGACTTCAAGCCCCGCCTGGGCCCGGTGTTCGCCAACCTCATCCTCGCCGACGAGATCAACCGCGCGCCCGCCAAGGTCCAGAGCGCCTTGCTCGAGGCGATGCAGGAGCGCCAGGTCACCATCGGCGCGGAGACCCACCGCCTCCCCGACCCGTTCCTCGTCCTCGCGACGCAGAACCCGATCGAGCAGGAGGGGACCTACCCTCTGCCCGAGGCCCAGGTCGACCGCTTCATGATGAAGATCCGGCTCGGCTATCCGACCAAGGCCGAGGAGAAGAGCATACTCGAGCGCATGGCCGGCGGGTCGCTGCCCGCCGTGAAGCCCGTGGCGACTCCCGCGCAGCTGCAGCGCGCGCACGCCGTCGCGGCCTCGATCTACCTCGACGAGAAGATCAAGGACTACATCGTGGACCTGGTCTTCGCGACGCGCGAGCCCGAGAAGCACCGCCTCGCCTCGCACAAGCACCTGATCGCCTACGGCGCCAGCCCCCGCGCGACGATCTTCCTCGCGCAGGCCGCCAAGGCCCACGCCTTCATCAACGGCCGCGGCTACGTGACGCCCGAGGACGTCAAGACCATCGGGCCCGACGTCCTGCGCCACCGCGTGCTCGTCAGCTACGAGGCCGAGGCCGAGGGCGTCGACAGCGACAAGATCGTCCGAGCCGTGTTCGAGGCCGTCGAAGTCCCCTGACCATATGCTCCCGCAGGAGATCCTCGCCCAGGTCCGGCGCCTCGAGATAGTCACCGGCCGTCTCGTCTCGGAGAGCTTCTCCGGAGACTACCTGAGCGTCTTCAAGGGGCGCGGCATGGAGTTCGCCTCCGTGCGCGAGTACGCGGAGGGGGACGACCCCCGGGACATCGACCGCAACGTCAGCGCCCGCGTCGGCAAGCCCTTCGTCCGCCAGTACGTCGAGGAGCGCGAGCTCACCGTCGTCATCGCGGTGGACCTGTCCTCGTCGCTGTCGTTCGGCTCCGCGGGGCGGCTGAAGCGGGAGTCGGCGACGGAGATCGGCGCCGCGCTGGCCTTCGCGGCGCTGCAGAACAACGACAAGGTCGGCCTCGCCGTGTTCACCGACGGCCTCGAGCGCTGGCTGCCCCCGCGCAAGGGGCGGCGCCACGTGCTCGCCGTCATCCGCGAGATCCTCGCGTACGAGCCGAAGGGCCGGAAGACGGCGATCGGGCCGTCGCTCGACCGCCTGACGCGCATGCTCAAGCGCCGCTGCATCGTCGTCCTCATCTCCGACTTCCGGGACGCGGGCTTCGAGCGCGCGCTGAAGCTGTGCGCCATCAAGCACGACCTGATCCCGGTCGTGGTCGGGGACCCGCGCGAGGCGGAGCTCCCGTCCGCCTCCGCCGTCGTCGCGGTGCGCGATCCCGAGACCGGCGCCGAGGGCGTCTTCGACCTGCGCGCCGACGCCGCGGAGTACGCCCGGGAGGAGGCCGCCCGCCGGGCGGAGCTCGAAAGGACCTTCCGCGCGAGCGGCGTCGAGGCGGTGACGGTCGGCACGGACAAGCCGTCCCTCGATCCGCTGCTCGCCTTCTTCCGGCGCAGGGCCAAGAGGCGGAGCCGGTGAGATACCTTCCGTTGGCTCTTCTTTTGAGCGTGCCCGCGCTCGCGCAGCAGTCCTCTTGGCAGGTGTCCGCGTCTTCCTCCGC contains the following coding sequences:
- a CDS encoding MoxR family ATPase; this translates as MELTGIKELNKKVAEESLFVQDLKREIAKVIIGQDETLDRILAALVSGGHVLLEGVPGLAKTLTIKTLANCVSASFSRIQFTPDLLPADLTGTLILDAKTGDFKPRLGPVFANLILADEINRAPAKVQSALLEAMQERQVTIGAETHRLPDPFLVLATQNPIEQEGTYPLPEAQVDRFMMKIRLGYPTKAEEKSILERMAGGSLPAVKPVATPAQLQRAHAVAASIYLDEKIKDYIVDLVFATREPEKHRLASHKHLIAYGASPRATIFLAQAAKAHAFINGRGYVTPEDVKTIGPDVLRHRVLVSYEAEAEGVDSDKIVRAVFEAVEVP
- a CDS encoding DUF58 domain-containing protein — encoded protein: MLPQEILAQVRRLEIVTGRLVSESFSGDYLSVFKGRGMEFASVREYAEGDDPRDIDRNVSARVGKPFVRQYVEERELTVVIAVDLSSSLSFGSAGRLKRESATEIGAALAFAALQNNDKVGLAVFTDGLERWLPPRKGRRHVLAVIREILAYEPKGRKTAIGPSLDRLTRMLKRRCIVVLISDFRDAGFERALKLCAIKHDLIPVVVGDPREAELPSASAVVAVRDPETGAEGVFDLRADAAEYAREEAARRAELERTFRASGVEAVTVGTDKPSLDPLLAFFRRRAKRRSR